In Paramormyrops kingsleyae isolate MSU_618 chromosome 18, PKINGS_0.4, whole genome shotgun sequence, the DNA window AAAGAATATGTTGGTTTTGCAACGTTGCCAAACCAGGTACACAAAAAATCAGTAAAAAGGGGCTTTGACTTCACATTGATGGTAGCGGGTGAGTACAGCTGGGTAGGATTTCCTGCTGTGTCATTGTATAGGTAATGATACACAGGGtaactttttgagcaatgttgctgGGTAACCACCAGCCAGGTGAGACAAAGGCCAACTCAGCTGAATCTGGATGATTATGAAAAGTTGCCCATTGCTGTTGAAATTTGGTGCCCAATATCAATCGGAAAGTGCCCAAGCAACATTCGTCAGCAACACTGCCCGGCAACATGGCTCAAAAAGTTGCTCTGTGTATTGTCACCCTTAGAGGTCTTGTGTACCTGAGAAACCATCATTGTCATTTTATCCCCTAAATCCATTGATATTTACTAATAAAtctttttacaaatatttcgTTTGAAAAGTTAGTGGATGGGCAGCATTTCAGtgcaaagaaaaattaaattttgATCCCAGCATTGTGTCTCCTAGCAACAATGAAGTATGTTTTATTTTAGGAGAATCTGGCCTGGGAAAATCTACTCTTGTCAACAGCCTTTTCCTCACAGACCTATATAAGGACAGGAGGCTTTTCAGTGCAGAAGGTGGGATATGAGCTTAATCTATTGTTAGCATTAAATTTGAGTTTGCTTTCAGTTTGTTCCTATGCAGATTTAATGTTATCGTCTATGACGCcttatgaaccatttgctgtattcttttgaccccactagatggtgctcttggtttgtgTGGGGCATTCTTTGTGCCATTTTTTTGAGCTCCGTCTAGTgtggtcaaaaaatacagcaaacggTTCATGAAGTGTCATTATGTCTCACTACTGTTGTCATTCGAGGTGGTGTTACTATTGGGGGAACAGTAGAATAGTCTATtgacacaggctaaagtaaccaGGACCTTCCATCTATGACCTACCCAATTATCCAGCACAGGGTTGAGGGATAACCAGAGCaagcaatcttatccacaaaggtcCAGTGTGTGCGCTAGGTTTTGGGAAAACCTTAAGGTCAGctattcaaacccaggtgtgaggacttttCAGCCAGTCAGTGCTCTAaatagtaatctaattagggagttgcagcaaaaacctgcataccaAACGGcactttctggataagattgtcCACCCCTGGTCTTAAGCATACCAGTGCTATGCAGGGCTGAGTGCCTGTCTCCGCTTTCTGCAGAGAGAATCACACAGACGGTGGAAATCACTAGGTGCACAGTCGACATTGAGGAGAAAGGGGTGAAACTGAGGCTGACCGTGGTGGACACACCAGGGTTTGGTGATGCCATCAACAACAAGGAATGGTAGGTGTGCTTGGATGGAGGCGGGGTTTAAGGGGGAACAAAATGTAAAGAATTGTTTACAATTTGCATATTTCCGCAAACCAGtagtgatgggcaaatgaagTTCTGTTCATAAAAGGGCACAAAGCTTGCCCTAAAGCAAACCAagggcaccatctagtggggtcaaaaaatatagcaaatggttcatgaagcttaaTTTGCCCGTCACTACAAACCagtattaataaatattgtttttcaaattttttttcccccatgttTGGTTAATCCTGCTGTTTTGTGGAAGTTGGCGGCCTGTTGTAGACTACATTGAAGAGCAGTTTGAGCAGTACTTCAGGGATGAGAGTGGCTTAAACCGCAAGAACATCCAGGACAACCGCGTGCACTGCTGCCTCTACTTCATCTCACCCTTCAGCCACGGGTACAAGGACTGGACATGTGTTAGTGTTAAGAACATAAAACCTCGTTCATATTTACAATTTTCTGCAACCAGTGGCAAAGATTTCTACCAGAAATGAATAAATATCCTACATATACACTGACATTAAAGGCGGCGCTACATTTCCCTTAATCTTGTGTGAAGTAAACAGTAAAGTCTAACTTTTGCACTTTGAGGTATTTTAGACCATTTTAACTTACAGACATGGCCTAATGAGTTAAATGATTTTGAGGGTGTCTACCTTTTCTATCTTAGCCTCAGGCCTATAGATGTAGAGTTCATGAAGGCTCTACATGAGAAGGTCAACATTGTGCCAGTGCTGGCTAAGGCCGATAGCCTCACCCCATATGaaatgaggaagaaaaaaattaaggtgAGTATGGAGCACCTGAACGTTCATAGTCAGATAATGACTTGGGGGGTGTTCCATGAAGCACGATTTCGGATGACTTGTTGAATTTAAGATATTTAAGGTCTGggttaaatggactttattttcattccctgacatttagctcagactaccttaaatctgacaagttatctggctaagcaagaaatcctgcttcatggaaccCCCAGGTTATCTGACTAATGTTCAGCAGCACAAAGAGGAGGAACGATCAAAGCCTGTACACATATTCACATGGCATGTGCACTATACATCTGGAATGTGCACATATGTACCCGTATCAGGCAGGTAAACATTGATCATGCCATTTGAGAGCATGCTGGACGGCTGCTGTGTGTCACATTGGCCAAAGCAGTGGACTTACTGTCTTGTCCACCCTCCAGATACGGGAGGAGATGGAGCAGCATGGAATCAAGATCTTCCAGTTCCCAGACTGCGACTCAGACTCAGATGAAGACTTCCGACAGCACGATCAGGAGCTAAAGGTTAAGTCTGTATGTAGGAACAATAAGACTCTCTACCAGTTTTAGAAAGAATAGCAGAAGCACAACAATTTAATGAACAGATTATATATGACATTTGCAAATCTAACCTGTCTGTTCTTTGGTACATTAGAGCCTCCTAGGTTTGCTATTGATACAATTATCTTTTTTCCAGGGCAGAGTTCCTTTTGCCATAATTGGCAGCAACATGGTGGTGGAGAGCATGGGGCGCCAGGTTCGAGGGCGTCTGTATCCTTGGGGCACTGTGGAAGGTATGGGGAGCTACAATGCATTGTGTTACAatcttattgtttttttctgaaatgctgATTATCTAgcgcaggggtcaccaaccctGGTCCTGGAGATCGACCACCCTACAGAGCTTCTGTGCAGCCCTAATTAatacacacctgatacagataagtATTGCAGCCAGCTATATTGAAGCTAAGCTGACTCTAATACCAAGAAActactgaagggcctgattatctgtgaCAGGTGTGTTAAATTTAGGGCTGCACCTAAGCTTTACAGGGTGGTAGATCTCTGAGAGCAGGGCTGGTAAACACTGGTCTAAGGCGATACTGCTGTCTAACTATGTTTCATGTTAAGGACAATGTTGATTTGAACTTACCTACCATGATGTACCCAAAGCAAACTTTGCTGATCTTGGTTGTGTGGTCATCAAAAATGATTCTGATTCATTGACTCACTGATGTGcaaatgttaatatttattaggtATCTTATATATAGATTGACCTCTAGTCCTGGTATTGTTCTCTTGTTCTGCTGATTAAATAGTGTTGTCTATGTGAAAGCTATGATGTTCTGTCCCTTGCGATCCCCCTAGCCTATAGTGTCACTCGGCAGGTGACATGATTCGTTTCCGCTTACGGGTGGGCATGGTCTGAGAGGTGACCCTAAATCGAGTCCGCCTGTGCTGTCGGTCGCTTTGTTAGTGGAGGATCCCGCCCACAGCGATTTCCTGATGCTACGCGACGTGCTGGTGTGCACTCACATGCAGGACCTGAAGGACATCACCAGGGAGACACACTATGAGAACTACCGCGTGCAATGCATCCAGACCATGACCCGTAAGGTGGCTAGAGAGAGAAGGCACacgtgagtgtgtgtgatgGGTCAGCCAGACGTGCAGAGTTTtgtccagacacacacacatacatacacaacactgcacaaaacactaaaacaatgtgtcctgaaTCAAGTCAGCTTCTCATTTAGTATGACTCTGGGCAACCTCAGATTTCAATGCTTCATGTGTGTATGTAGTAGACCGACTCAGGACAACAGGGCGGACTTTCCGATCCCCTTAACGTCATGCTCCACGGATAGCAACGCAGAGAGACTTGTTTGGGAGAAGGAGGTCAAATCAAGCAGGATCCTTTAAAAGGAGGCTTCTTGCCCAGGTACAGACTGGGAAATGTGAACCAGGGAACCTTTCAGATGTGATTAGTAGTATCACCCGCGTCTGTATTGGAAGCCTTACTGGTGTCTTATCCGATTTGCAGCTCGGGCGGATGCAGGAAGGACCACACAGGATCCCGGGGCAGAAGGAAGCTCGTTAGAAAATGCCACATATTTTCAATCTCTTCATGTCCAAAACATAATATTTTGTTAGGGTGTCTGACAGCGTCCATGTGATCTTTATTCATAAGTTCATGTTATACTCCTAAATGCAAAAAAGGAagtgggggtgagggggctTGGCGCAGGTTGGGCTTGTTATGCTGCTTTCACGAACCCTGGAGTTATTCCCGGGATATCGTGTCCCACACTATCTGAAAGTATAACGTGAAACCCATGACTGACGAAAGCAAGGAGCTCTGACAATGTTATGTAGGTGTGTCTGTACGTTACGTAGGCGTTGATGGTTAAAAAATGGAAACCTCAAGCAAGCGAAAAAGAAGATTGTAAGATCTGATTTATTTGTGACCTATAGATGCAGATGGGATTGCAACTGAAATGTCCTGGGAGCCCACAATTTGAGAGACAAAGTACCCTGGTCAGATCATTTTGGAAACGATGATGTCAAACAACCATTGCTGcaaatgtaataatatttattaagaATCTTCATGATTATAATTCCATTTTCTCTCTTCTTTAAACATAATGGACAGTTAGATGCAGCCCAGAATTTACAGGCAATACATAACTTAAACTTTCTCCATAGGGaaaacaattatatatatatatatataattttatatatatatttatagatatatatgcATTGTTAAAGTGGAAAGAGGTCTGTAAAAGTGACCTTATGGTTCTCCATAATTGTacatggtccccccccccccaaaaaaaaaaaaaaccttaaaataAAACTCTGCAATCTACATGCAAAAACAGGCAATGATTAAAGCTTAAagcatacacacaaacatgtcAATATGCGCTTATACTCACACTTAACTTCACACTAATATAAAACTCACAACTGAACTCCGGGcattatgctttaaaaaaattcagATTTCAAAAAGTAAGACTGGCTTTTCCAcaacacacacgtacacacagacTGGGCATGTTTTTCATAGCTATGCACTGCAGCTGGTGTAAATCATAGTCGCcttaccccccccacccccaaacataTGCACCAAATTGACACACCAGCGACTCCAAATCACACAGTATGATTGGAAGTGATGCTGGGACATGTGGGAAAGAAGGGCGAAGGGGGGCAAGGCTGTACAGAGCTTCGAATGTGCTGGAATCTTCTCGTCTCTGTGACATGGAAGGAGATTTCTCACTTGGTAGTGTCTATCAACCAGGAGAAGGTTAACACCTAAACTAACTACACCAGCCAGTGCACCAGGCAGCTACCCCCATCCCGCGataccagtgtttctcaatccggtcctcggggacccgcagacggtccacgtttttgctccctcccagctggaGGAAGCAAAAGCTGGGAAGGAGGAAAAACAAGgacaaggactgggttgggaaacactgctctatacCATCTCACCCCAGAGGGtagtgtctgtatctcttttCGTAGAGAACCGGGGAAGGAGGCCCattaaggaggggggggggggggcaagccaACAACCTTGTGTCCATTTGCAGCAGTCCAGTAAGCAGTCAGACGCAGCCATCTGCAGCACAGCACAGTCTGCAGGTCAAGGTTCTTTACAGCAGTTTCCCAACCCGCCCCTTGGGGACCCCCGGACAGTcaacgtttttgctccctctcaactCCCGCTAAAATGCGGcctgtctggcaaggagctgggaggaaacaaaaatgtggggactggtttgggaaacagtGCTTTATAGAGCCAGGCAAACAGCCTTAAAAGGGAACGGAACCAGAGTCCCTTCAGTCAGACCTCTATACATCGCGATTAAGCTGTTCCGCACCCCTAAAACCAACTCAGGGTCACAATGTGCCGCATGAGGTGCAGTAACACCCTCTGGACAGAAGAGGGCAGGAGCGCGACACTCCACGACACACGGCCACAGGCTGTGACCACCAACAATCTGGTCATGATTATTGGTCACACTGAAGGCGCGAGGGCGACACACAGCGTTTGTGGGCCGAGGGTAAGGCTTGTGCCAGAGGCACGTTAACTCCAGATATCTTTTTCAAGgagtacaattatcaagactttGTCTTCATTCAGACTGTAACATTCAACCTGCATCTAACATTTACTAAcatattttgtaattttttatttgcttaCCCAGATAACAACCCAAGAGAAATTACACACACcttggtcaaaaaaaaaaatcatggaaTCATGACCTGACTCAGATCATGTGACCATGCACAGTGAAACCACCTGAGTCTCAGATCACATGACTGCCCACAGTGAAACTATGCAACGGAGATACCATGCCACTGTACACCGTAAAACCCATGTAACCGAATGCAGAATGATGAAGAGCAGAAAGCATACGACACACAAACGAGCCAAACAAGCCAGTCTGGGTAACATTTCACCTGTCCCCATAACAGGCGTCCAACTCCACATATGCACGTCACAATCCCAAATGTGTGCACAGACCGTTTCATATACATCTTTGacaaaaatagatttttttttttttggaatgtaaAGTTTTTAATGCGGTTTGTGATTCTATCCAAATCTGCGGTTTTGAATTTCCATCAGTTCCAGTcgatgtgtgcgtgcatgtgttcCGTCTGTCTGGAAGTAAGTCTATGTGCACTTAAGTCTGCAAGCTCCTCCCCCTTAAGCCAGATTCAGGCTCCTCCCCCTTCAGCAAGATTCAGGCTCCTCCCCCTTCAGCAAGATTCAGGCTCCTCCCCCTTAAGCCAGATTCAGGCTCCTCCCCCTTAAGCCAGCTTCAGGCCACTGACAGGGAAGGAGGGCATGGTCACCATGGTGACGGGGTTGAGCACAGCTCCCCCTACCAGCTGTGGGTGGCGTGACACCACCTGCTGTTTGCCTACGAGGGCGGTGGCCTGGGGGCCAGAGGCAGGGCCCGAACCATTCACCTGGGCATGGCTCAGAGTGTGTGCGATATGGCTGACCacggcagcagctgcagggggTTGTGGGTACAAGGTGGTGCCCAGGTGAGTCACCGGGTGCACCGTGATGTGACCGATGGGGGTGGAGGCTGAGgcagaggaggatgaggaagaggaggaagatggGGCTATGTGAGCAACATGCTTGGGACCAGCCTGGATCACATGGCTCACGGCCTGAATGACAGAAGCGTGCGAGGCTGAGGCCGCATGGGCGATCACCGTGGGTTGGGTGACTAGGTGCGGGTGGGCAACCATAGCctgggcggggccagggggtGGGGCCAGTATtccagggggcggggctggaTGCTGGAGGGAGACGGCAGCCACTATGGGGGCCGGTGGCTTCTGGGGGGCTTTGGGGAGAGAGACAGGTGCAGTGGCAACAGTTGCTGTGGAAATGTGCTCATCCTGGTCCAGATTGTCTTCGCCCTCTGGCAGAGAGATCAGAAAAACGCCCAGTCAGTCCAGCCagagaaaagaagagaaaaTAACCTTTGCAAAAGAAGAAGTGacaaataacataaaacaattaCATCATTTGCCTATAACTTCTCTGCCCTTGATCACACCAGCTTTGATGCCTTTCTCAGAGGCTCTCTGGCCATGCTATCACTGCCCCAAGCATCTGGCTTGCCTACCTGAGGCTGTGGAGGTCGAGGCCTGGTCGTCCTcgggctgcgctgcctgccgcaGCAGCCGCTCCATCTCCATGCCGTCCACCCACTGGCTCAGCTCGTCACGCAGCTCCGCCAGCCGCTGCTGGGTGGCAATCTTCTCCCGCGCTAGGCGCTCCATCTCGTGCTCAAACTCCTTCTCTTTCCTCTTCAGCATCTGCAAGCACATAGAGTGGTCGGTGGATTTCCCTCTAGCGCCACCTGTTGCCCGGCTGACTACATAGCAAGCTTCAGGAggcctgaacacacacacacctcagtaTGGTTTTCCTGTGTCGCGGTTCATGTGTACCTGCCTAACAATCTCACAGCCCCACAGGTATAACTGGTACAACCTCAGCCGAGGATTGACAACCAGCATGACTCTGTCAAGGCAACTCTTGTCAAGCTCTTGTCAAGGCAACTCCCCATATCATTAAggcttccacacacacacagacacacacctgtCCCTGTGTCTCCCAAAGAAACAGCAGGGCGAGGAGGAAAAGTAGAAGTCAGGCAGTCGGTGGGGAATGTTCCTTATACTAATGACCTAGTTTTCAGTCAGCTGACACGGGAAAGCCAAAGAGGTCGCAAGGACAGGGCGGCtaaggaaataaaataaaaataatttaaaaatcgaaattgtgtgtgagtatgtgtgtttAAGAGACTTAAAGCAATAAGGAGCTCAGAGATACTCTTCTAAAACAGGTATGTTCACCATGGGGTGTAGAGGGGGCCGTGTCAGAGCTTCCCTAAGCGTGGCCTGATCTGTaatcaccccccccacacacacacacacacacacacacacacacacacacacacacacatctgcatGACCTCCCACAGCCATACAGAGAGGCTGTCAGGAGGAACATGGGAGTAGGCATGGTTGATCAGAGAAGGAGTCAGTCGGCAGCTCACTGTAAAACAGAACCAAAAGGTTCCTCATTGGCACTGGCGTCACTGCGAATGACGCGAATGACACCAGGCCCTTTGCCCCGAGACTCCAGGCTCCCACGGCTGTTTCCAAGACAACAACTAGAAGCCATCCTAGTTTCCCCAGCAACCACCTTCACAATGAGTAGGTTGCAGCTAGATCTCACtgcagcccccgccccccgacCGACACACCTGTGGATACATAGACAGACTAATTAACCTTTACACACAAACAGAACCCAGTTCCCCCACCCCGAGCCACAGTGCCCGGTAGCAGCTATTCACGAGAGACCACTGCACCAGCAGACAGCACCAACcagacaaaaaaattaaaaaaaaaaaactcaaaatttGGAGCCAGAAGCCGTACGACCTTCAGGGGGAGGGAACACTGCTTTCCTGGCTTCCCCATGGGCCTGTCTGTCCCAGCAAGGTGGGGGCCAGAGGACACCAAAAAAAGGCAGAACACATGCCTCACTCTAAGAGTATGACTTCACACCAAAGCTACCATGCTATATTGTGACAGTGACAATGTAGCGTATACTATATCCTACAATGCCATACTTACTGTATGGCTCAAATCTTTCATACCTACATGTCCCTATTAAACGGCTACATTAATTGAATTTTTagactttatttttattgtgtgtTGTTGTTTGTTGAGTTCGCGctagggttggggccattccggaatgcattgatcaattccagtccaaatcaggaaatggaactggagctgggattggaaaacaaactacggggaacagaattggagttgaatttgaatttcagggagatttaagttccaactccagttccatttcctgatttggactggaattgatcaatgcattctggaatggccccaaccctggttCGCACTAATCGAGAGTagcattttttatttcattgtcttgtacaatgacaatgaaGGCTATTCTCTTACCATTTTACATATTAATTGTTACAATAcaattgtgtgtgtatgacGACAGAGAGAGTCTCAGACTGATTTTGGTGTGTGAGGGCCAGTGAAGGAAACAGGAGAGAGACGCATCTGTGCTCTCAAAAAGGGCCGAGAGAACAAAGTGCTTGTATGGTTTTGAAGCCCTTTCACAGAACGAAAGCATCACAGAAAAGACCTTTTGTTCCGCACGGCCTGGGAAAAAAACCATTTCGCCCGACATAAAGAAAGGCTCCTGTCCCATATAGGGGACAACAGGATTTTATTTGCTTATAACGCCACAGTAAGCAAAGGGACAGAGGTCCTCAATTCACAGCTGGGTGCTGCACCACCCAAATGATGCTCACCATTGTTACCTTCTAATTCACACCAGGTAATCTCCCCAGGTGCCTGATTATTTACTGATGCGAGCACACCCcaaaggggaggggggaccaTCAGCCAATTAGGCGAGGAATGCACAGAAGACGCGGAGGCAGTCGTCaccggagagagagaggagggaagAAGTATGGTGAAGCCACCTTCTGTTTGGTGCAGGAGATCAGTCACCTTGACGATATCCGAGTGACGCGGGGATCCAATCACAGGTCAGAGACACGGTCAGACTCTGCAGAGACAGACTGAGCCGTGCTGCTGCGGTGACGGACATGGGCGCAGAGATACCGTGAGGTACGGAGGGGGGGCCGAaagaagaagagagagagagacacacgaACAGGGAGGCACAGGGAGAGAAATGAagggggactgggagggggagacagagagacagaggccGACCCACAGAGACAAGTGTGCTGATGTACCCCGAACTAAATGAGAAATCACCTTGTTGAAACAGTCCATTTGCCCCACGGGGGCGACTTCGTAAGAAGGAGTGGGCCAGCGACCTGGGAGGTGAAAGACGGAGGGCCAAAGGCAGCTTATCGAGGTTCCGGGCcactcaaaacaaaaacagaattaaaCCGAAAATACTGATATTCAGTCAACCAAGAGCGATGGGGGCTTAGAGACCCTGCAGACAAGCCAGTGCTGTCAAACGCATGCGTCCAcgcccctccccctctccccaagccctgcctccctcccccccaaaccTCTGCGGCAGTGGTCTGTTCCGCACGTGCTCAGACTCAGCGGGGCTGAGGTGACGTCACCCGTCTGCAGCTAGCCATGTGCTCAGAGCTCACATGGAGAAGGGGGCCCGGGGAAGGCTTAAAGGGCTACAGCGCTGAACTCGCACAGGCATCCCGGCTCCACGCACAGGAACCCCGCGACATAAGACGGTTCCCCGACATCACAGACACTCCTGAGGTTGGTATTACTTAAACAGGTCACCGTTTCTCACTACGCTATGCCATATTCCTCCATCTGCAACCTCCATAAACCAAATGATACAAAGAGGGACATTTAGAATCCACCTAGCACAGTCTGTAACGGAGGAAGACGCCGAAACAACCCACCGGGGCCACGGAAGAACAGGGAGTTAAACCAGAGTCTTGCTTCAGAAATCCCCCTCacaaagggggagggggcacagtgacagagagagTGTCTGACCTCAAGGAGcacattcagttcaattcaattaattttatttttatatagcacctttcatagCAGAGTTGCCTGTGGGCAGA includes these proteins:
- the LOC111852927 gene encoding max-binding protein MNT-like isoform X1, coding for MSIETLLEAARFLEWQAQQQEITREGEVREKVTLEREAEQRCSEVSSLVQPVRLNHVTWAEESHLEVRPSLVPPPPLPPLPPMPIAVIPIPVVSALPLPAPGKDVLSSSPQQRPLLAQVKTEVGPLTDSGSPQPQNQQLRPHPSAVVAGSQHALLPGSAIMQGQVTPVGRPSPVLDDTRQPDMRRRPGGAGTREVHNKLEKNRRAHLKECFETLKKNIPNVDEKKTSNLSVLRSALRYIQMLKRKEKEFEHEMERLAREKIATQQRLAELRDELSQWVDGMEMERLLRQAAQPEDDQASTSTASEGEDNLDQDEHISTATVATAPVSLPKAPQKPPAPIVAAVSLQHPAPPPGILAPPPGPAQAMVAHPHLVTQPTVIAHAASASHASVIQAVSHVIQAGPKHVAHIAPSSSSSSSSSASASTPIGHITVHPVTHLGTTLYPQPPAAAAVVSHIAHTLSHAQVNGSGPASGPQATALVGKQQVVSRHPQLVGGAVLNPVTMVTMPSFPVSGLKLA
- the LOC111852927 gene encoding max-binding protein MNT-like isoform X2 — encoded protein: MSIETLLEAARFLEWQAQQQEITREGEVREKVTLEREAEQRCSEVSSLVQPVRLNHVTWAEESHLEQRPLLAQVKTEVGPLTDSGSPQPQNQQLRPHPSAVVAGSQHALLPGSAIMQGQVTPVGRPSPVLDDTRQPDMRRRPGGAGTREVHNKLEKNRRAHLKECFETLKKNIPNVDEKKTSNLSVLRSALRYIQMLKRKEKEFEHEMERLAREKIATQQRLAELRDELSQWVDGMEMERLLRQAAQPEDDQASTSTASEGEDNLDQDEHISTATVATAPVSLPKAPQKPPAPIVAAVSLQHPAPPPGILAPPPGPAQAMVAHPHLVTQPTVIAHAASASHASVIQAVSHVIQAGPKHVAHIAPSSSSSSSSSASASTPIGHITVHPVTHLGTTLYPQPPAAAAVVSHIAHTLSHAQVNGSGPASGPQATALVGKQQVVSRHPQLVGGAVLNPVTMVTMPSFPVSGLKLA
- the LOC111852928 gene encoding septin-5-like: MAESDLEVNHAMRDFLPSWAHSSPSRELSCDRVVGEATSHPLTPGRHPFFRQITPNRSSRDLSSESESLFRFNLSSMNLTLSPSRPKSPWGHFDPYDSVEDQDKEYVGFATLPNQVHKKSVKRGFDFTLMVAGESGLGKSTLVNSLFLTDLYKDRRLFSAEERITQTVEITRCTVDIEEKGVKLRLTVVDTPGFGDAINNKECWRPVVDYIEEQFEQYFRDESGLNRKNIQDNRVHCCLYFISPFSHGLRPIDVEFMKALHEKVNIVPVLAKADSLTPYEMRKKKIKIREEMEQHGIKIFQFPDCDSDSDEDFRQHDQELKGRVPFAIIGSNMVVESMGRQVRGRLYPWGTVEVEDPAHSDFLMLRDVLVCTHMQDLKDITRETHYENYRVQCIQTMTRKVARERRHTRPTQDNRADFPIPLTSCSTDSNAERLVWEKEVKSSRIL